The following nucleotide sequence is from Synergistaceae bacterium.
AGTTGAGCTACGGACCTGCGCTCAAACAACGAAGGGTATTTTACACCACTTCAATGGCTTATGCAAGTTTTTATTTCGATTCTTTGTGCACGACGGAAGCTCTGCACCATTTGCAATATTTCTTGATCTCCAGTTTCTTCGACTGCTTTTTTTTGTTCACCGTCGTCGTGTAGTTGCGCCTTTTGCAAGTAGAACACACCAAACCCACGATATCTGCCATCTTTTTCTTTCCTCCTCTCGGATTTTATTTTTTATTGAAGCATTTTTTATTAAAGCATTTTTTATTGAAGGATCTGGGTGACGACACCGGCGCCCACCGTGTGTCCGCCCTCGCGCACCGCGAACCGGAGGCCTTCCTCCATCGCGATCGGCACGATCAGCTCCACCTCGAAATTCGCGTTATCTCCAGGCATCA
It contains:
- the rpmG gene encoding 50S ribosomal protein L33 — translated: MADIVGLVCSTCKRRNYTTTVNKKKQSKKLEIKKYCKWCRASVVHKESK